A single window of Hyphomicrobiales bacterium DNA harbors:
- a CDS encoding Peptide/nickel transport system permease protein produces the protein MTWFILRRMVSALVVIVGVVTVIFILSRLVGDPVALMIQPGMTDADVAQLRAVWHLDDPIIAQYWRFLVSALEGDFGLSIWQSQPALGLVLEALPATLLLTASALGFALVLGGILGALSAIYKGSVLDRGIMGLTLFGQSMPNFWLALMLILVVSTQWKLLPPAGFGEPRYLVLPMIALGLFPLARLTRLIRSELLDVLGQDYIRTARSKGVPTGQILLRHCLGNIAISLITVLAVDFALLMGGAVVTETIFAWPGMGRLMIQAIERRDFPVMQAGAFVVAMVVVLTSLAADLAYSAVNPKVRYA, from the coding sequence ATGACCTGGTTCATCCTGCGACGCATGGTCAGCGCGCTCGTGGTGATCGTCGGGGTGGTGACGGTGATCTTCATCCTGTCCCGCCTCGTCGGTGACCCTGTGGCGCTCATGATCCAGCCCGGCATGACCGATGCCGACGTCGCACAGTTGCGGGCGGTATGGCATCTCGACGATCCCATCATCGCGCAATACTGGCGGTTCCTGGTGTCAGCACTGGAGGGTGACTTCGGGCTGTCGATCTGGCAATCGCAGCCGGCTCTTGGTCTCGTTCTGGAGGCGCTGCCGGCCACCCTGCTGTTGACCGCGAGCGCGCTCGGTTTCGCGCTCGTGCTCGGGGGCATTCTTGGCGCGCTGAGCGCGATCTACAAAGGAAGCGTTCTGGATCGCGGCATTATGGGCCTGACGCTGTTCGGCCAATCCATGCCGAACTTCTGGCTCGCCCTGATGCTGATCCTCGTCGTCTCGACACAATGGAAGCTGCTGCCGCCGGCCGGCTTCGGCGAGCCCCGCTATCTCGTCCTGCCCATGATCGCGCTTGGTCTTTTCCCGCTGGCGAGGCTGACGAGGCTGATCCGTTCGGAACTGCTCGACGTGCTCGGCCAGGACTATATCCGCACCGCGCGCAGCAAGGGCGTCCCGACGGGACAGATCCTCCTGCGTCATTGCCTGGGCAATATCGCGATCTCATTGATCACGGTGCTTGCGGTCGACTTCGCCCTGCTGATGGGGGGCGCGGTCGTCACGGAGACGATCTTTGCCTGGCCGGGCATGGGGCGGCTGATGATCCAGGCGATCGAACGTCGCGACTTTCCCGTCATGCAGGCCGGGGCCTTTGTTGTCGCCATGGTCGTGGTGCTGACGAGCCTTGCGGCGGACCTCGCCTACTCGGCGGTCAATCCGAAGGTGCGCTATGCCTGA
- a CDS encoding Peptide/nickel transport system substrate-binding protein codes for MRAFLTQTRLVAKALAQVAPVVAAASFFAAAPAWSAPLGDVTIATHLDLMTLDGSQNVTGWHRWVFRNLYDPLITLEKSGELGPALAEKWERIDEQTWRFHLRKNVKFHNGEPFTADAVRFWLEQAKRPESQARGSLTLIKEARVVDDFTVDFITDGPVSYLLETIADRVSAIPPKYYKEVGPQAFALKPVGTGAYKFVSWRRGDRVVLEGNADYWGGAPKADKLTFWVVPDASARAAAALNGEASIAANIAPLETPRFKGSTVARIEATESGNRPIWGGLVYDRPIFRDKRVREAVNLAVNRQAIVNRLLRGFGKPMGQLCASSMGCFDSKIEAMPYDPERAKKLLDEANLQDKSIILHAPQGPVPLSSELTQVIASDLQKVGFTVKIQIDEASQYSAKLYDFKANQKDVGDIFIYFYQGGPGSETTIRSLTHSKGNWNWSHYVSPEVDGWYETSRREFDPGKRDVEFQKISAQVRADIPWLFLYEPLSIWAVNNKIAWKARSDDQIIVQDMEPASK; via the coding sequence ATGAGAGCGTTTCTCACGCAGACCCGTCTTGTTGCCAAAGCTCTTGCACAGGTTGCGCCGGTCGTCGCTGCAGCCTCTTTTTTCGCCGCCGCGCCGGCCTGGTCCGCCCCGCTTGGCGATGTGACAATCGCCACCCATCTTGACCTGATGACGCTGGACGGCTCGCAGAACGTGACCGGCTGGCATCGCTGGGTCTTTCGTAACCTTTATGATCCGCTGATTACGCTCGAGAAGTCTGGCGAGCTCGGTCCAGCCCTTGCGGAAAAATGGGAACGGATCGATGAACAAACATGGCGTTTTCATCTCCGCAAGAACGTCAAGTTCCACAACGGCGAGCCGTTCACCGCTGACGCTGTCCGCTTCTGGCTGGAGCAGGCAAAGCGACCGGAGTCGCAGGCGAGGGGTTCGCTCACCCTGATCAAGGAAGCTCGGGTTGTCGATGATTTCACGGTTGATTTCATCACGGACGGTCCCGTCTCCTATCTTCTGGAAACCATCGCAGATCGTGTATCCGCGATACCGCCCAAGTATTACAAGGAAGTAGGCCCGCAAGCCTTCGCTTTGAAGCCGGTCGGGACGGGTGCCTATAAATTCGTGAGCTGGCGCCGCGGCGATCGTGTTGTTCTCGAAGGGAACGCCGATTACTGGGGCGGCGCGCCCAAGGCCGACAAGCTGACCTTCTGGGTGGTGCCGGATGCCTCCGCGCGTGCCGCTGCCGCCCTCAATGGCGAGGCCTCGATCGCGGCGAATATCGCTCCACTGGAAACACCCCGCTTCAAGGGCTCGACCGTCGCGCGCATTGAAGCAACGGAGTCGGGCAATCGTCCGATCTGGGGTGGTCTTGTCTATGATCGCCCGATCTTCCGCGACAAGCGCGTGCGGGAGGCGGTCAATCTCGCCGTCAACAGGCAGGCGATCGTCAATCGTCTTCTGCGAGGCTTCGGCAAACCGATGGGGCAGCTCTGCGCCTCGTCGATGGGCTGCTTTGACAGCAAGATCGAGGCGATGCCCTATGATCCGGAGCGCGCCAAGAAGCTTCTCGACGAAGCCAATCTCCAGGACAAGTCAATCATACTGCATGCCCCGCAGGGGCCGGTGCCGCTTTCGTCCGAACTCACGCAAGTCATTGCCTCGGATCTTCAGAAGGTTGGTTTCACGGTCAAGATCCAGATCGACGAGGCCTCGCAGTATTCGGCCAAACTCTATGATTTCAAGGCGAACCAGAAGGATGTCGGCGACATCTTCATCTATTTCTACCAGGGCGGGCCGGGGTCGGAGACCACCATTCGCTCGCTGACGCATTCCAAGGGCAACTGGAACTGGTCGCATTACGTCAGTCCGGAAGTCGACGGTTGGTACGAAACCTCGCGCCGCGAATTCGATCCCGGGAAACGAGATGTGGAGTTTCAAAAGATATCCGCGCAGGTTCGGGCGGATATTCCATGGCTGTTCCTGTACGAGCCCTTGTCCATCTGGGCGGTGAACAACAAGATTGCCTGGAAGGCGCGCTCCGACGACCAGATCATCGTTCAAGATATGGAACCGGCTTCGAAATGA
- a CDS encoding putative GntR family transcriptional regulator (Evidence 3 : Putative function from multiple computational evidences), protein MRDLWIDSPDAATSPLPIYWRVYQVLREEICEGLYPHKELMPSESALAERFATSRITVRKALELLKSEGYIKTRQGVGTFTKAKLPPGSQPRSFTMNLSEMWRETTTTLLDFGFVSAPPNVASLLEIEPGANVHKAIRFRTYKRRPVGLLTTYIHECVAKDFTRESFLSAPLITLFSQAGYPSATARQRINARSADPFSAKHLGVEMGAPLLCMMRVSRDASGQPISYLQALFRPDRYEIELDLEIDGPAQKAVWRLTNGSEHESMPKKSIPFEIDVAPSGKPEGASDS, encoded by the coding sequence TTGAGAGACCTGTGGATTGATTCACCGGACGCAGCCACGTCCCCGCTTCCCATCTACTGGCGGGTCTACCAGGTGCTGCGCGAGGAGATTTGCGAGGGCCTCTATCCACACAAGGAGCTGATGCCGAGCGAATCTGCTCTGGCGGAGCGCTTCGCGACATCCCGGATCACGGTCCGCAAGGCGCTGGAGCTTCTGAAGAGCGAAGGCTACATCAAGACGCGCCAGGGTGTCGGCACGTTCACCAAGGCAAAGCTGCCGCCGGGTAGCCAGCCTCGCAGCTTCACGATGAATCTATCCGAGATGTGGCGGGAGACGACGACCACGCTGCTCGACTTCGGCTTCGTCAGCGCCCCGCCGAACGTCGCCAGCCTTCTCGAGATTGAACCCGGCGCCAATGTGCACAAGGCCATCCGCTTCCGGACCTATAAGCGCCGGCCGGTCGGGCTGCTGACCACCTATATCCATGAGTGTGTGGCGAAGGACTTCACGCGCGAGAGTTTCCTCAGCGCGCCGCTGATTACCCTGTTTTCACAGGCGGGCTATCCTTCGGCAACGGCGCGTCAGCGCATCAACGCGCGGTCGGCCGATCCATTTTCCGCCAAGCATCTCGGCGTCGAGATGGGCGCGCCTTTGCTCTGCATGATGCGCGTGTCACGCGATGCTTCTGGCCAGCCTATCTCATACCTCCAGGCCCTTTTCCGGCCGGATCGCTACGAAATCGAACTCGACCTCGAAATTGACGGACCAGCACAGAAGGCCGTGTGGCGCCTGACCAACGGGTCGGAGCACG